Sequence from the Microbacterium dextranolyticum genome:
GATCACCCAGTTGAGCTCGCGCGGCTTGCGGAACGCGCCCGTGAAGAACACGCGGAGCATGTGCACGCCGATGCCGGCGACGAACACGAGCGCAGCCCAGTGGTGGATCTGACGCACGAGGAGGCCGCCGCGGATGTCGAACGACAGGCGCAGGGCGGAATCCATCGCGGCGGACATCTCCACGCCGCGCAGGGGCAGGTAGGCGCCGTTGTAATGCGTCTCGACCATGGAGGCCTGGAAGAAGAACGTCAGGAACGTGCCCGACAGCAGCACGGCGACGAAGCTCCACAGGGCGATCTCACCCAGCATGAACGACCAGTGGTCGGGGAAGATCTTGCGCCCGAGCTCCCGCACGAGGCCGGAGATGCTCGTGCGCTCGTCGAGGTAGTTCGCCGCGCCGGCGACGAAACGTCCGCCGAGGGGCTTCTCTGCGTCCGCCTTGGTGGCGGGTGTCTCAGTGACGGTCGCGGTGCTCAATGACGCTCCCAGAAGCTCGGGCCGACGGGTTCATGGAAGTCGCTCTGCGCGACCAGGTAGCCTTCTGCGTCCACCGTGATCGGCAGCTGCGGCAGCGGGCGGGCGGCGGGGCCGAAGATGACCTCCGCCGAGCGCGACACGTCGAACTGCGACTGGTGGCAGGGGCACAGCAGGTGGTGCGTCTGCTGCTCGTACAGTGCCACGGGGCATCCGACGTGGGTGCAGACCTTCGAGTACGCGACGATGCCGTCGTACGACCACTCGAGCTTGTTGTGCTCGGCGGGCAGCTGCTCGGGGAGCAGGCGCATCAGCAGCACGATGGCCTTCGCCTTCTCCTCGAGGTAGCCGTCGTGGTGGCTGACGTCGGCGAGCGACGCCGGGATGACGTGCACGGCCGAGCCGAGGGTCAGGTCTGCGGCCCGGATGGGCTCACCGGACGGGTCGTGGGCGAGGCGCTCGCCCTTCTTCCACATGGTGTGGCTGAGGAGGGCCACCGGGTCGCCGGCGATCGGGTTCTCGGGGGAGCTCTCCGGGGCGAGGCCGCGGAAGAGCGTGATGCCGGGAAGGATGGATGCCACGAGCGCGGCGATGAGCGAACCACGGATGGCGGTGCGGCGTCCGAAGCCGGACTCGTCATTCGCGGCCCGGAAGACCTCGACGGCGCCCTCGCGGGTCGTGTCACGACCGCGGGTCGCATGACGCGGCTCGATGAACTCCTTGTCGCTCATCACGGCCTTCGACCAGTGGATCGCGCCGATGCCCAGGGCGAACAGGGCGAGGGCGATACCGAGGCCGACGAACAGGTTGTTGTGCCGGATGTCGATGAGCGAGCCGCTCTCGATCGGGAACAGCATGTAAGCGGCGATCGCCCAGATGCTCCCGGCCAGCGAGAGGTAGAAGAGGGTGTAGACCGTGCGGACCGCGCGCTTCATGGCGGCGGGGTCCTTGTCGGTGATGCGCTCCCGGTGCGGCGGCAGGCCGGGGTTCTGCACGGGGTCGGGGACGGCGACGGCGAGCCCGGGAGAGGGCTTCCATGATGCCCTCTCGTGCTCGAGAGCGTCTTCCTCGTGTGCCATGGTTGTTCCGTTCGCTACGTCAGTGCCGTCGTTGTCCACAAATGCCCGATCAGTTCGACTTCGCCGTGATCCACACGGTGAGGCCGATCAGGCTGCCGATGCCGAAGATCCAGATGAACAGACCTTCGGACACGGGGCCGAGAGATCCGAGCGAGAGTCCGCCGGGGGAGTCGTTCTGCTGCAGGAACAGCAGCGCCGAGATGATGTCGCGCTTCTCGTCCTGCGTGAGTGTCATGTCGTTGAAGACGGGCATGTTCTGCGGGCCGGTGGCCATCGCCGCGTACATGTGCAGGGCGCTCGTGCTGGTCAGAGCCGGAGCGTACTTGCCCTCGGTGAGCGCGCCGCCGGCGCCGGCGACGTTGTGGCACATGGCGCAGTTGATGCGGAACAGCTCGGCTCCGTTGGCGACGTCGCCCTTGCCGTCGAGCACGCTCTTGCTCGGGAAGGCGGGGCCGGGGGAGGTCGACTGCACCCAGGACGAGATCGCGAGGATCTGGTCCTCGGTGAACTGCACGGGCTTCTGCGGCGCCTGGGGGCCCTGCATCTGCAGGGGCATGCGACCGGTCGACACCTGGAACTCGACGGCGACCTCGCCGACGCCGTACAGCGACGGGCCGTCGGCCGTTCCTTCGAGGTTCAGACCGTGACAGGTGGCGCAGTTGGCCTGGAACAGCTTCTTGCCGTCCTCGGCCGTGAGCGCGGTGGTCGCCGTCGTGGGTTCGGTGGCGGCCATCGCGGTCGAGGCGCCGGCGTAGACGCCACCGGTGACGAGGAGTCCGATGCCGATGAGGGCGGCGGCAGCCCAACGGCTGCGGCGGCCGGTCTTCTGACGCGGGGTCTTCGAGGACATAGAGGGAGTCAGCTCCGCTTCTTACTTGACGACGTAGATGACGAAGAACAGGACGATCCAGACGACGTCCACGAAGTGCCAGTAGTACGACACGACGATGGCGGAGGTCATCTCCTTGCGTCCGAAGTTCTTCACGGCGAAGGCGCGACCGATCACCAGGAGGAACGCGATGAGGCCACCCGTGACGTGGATGGCGTGGAAGCCCGTGGTGATGTAGAACGCGGACGCGTACGAGTTCGCGCTGATCGGCATGCCCTCGGCGATGAGGGTCGCGTACTCCCACACCTGGCCCGAGACGAACACCGCTCCCATGAGGAAGGTGAGGAAGAACCACTCGACCATGCCCCACTGCCGGAACTGCCAGAACGATCCCTTGCGGTACGGCTGGAAGCGCTCGGCGGCGAAGACGCCGGCCTGGGCGGTGAACGACGAGAGCACCAGGATGACGGTGTTGACGGCTGCGAACGGAACGTTCAGATCCTTGGTCGCCTCGGCCCACAGATCGGGCGAAGAGTTGCGCAGCGTGAAGTAGATCGCGAACAGGCCAGCGAAGAACATGACCTCGCTGCCCAGCCACACGATGGTGCCCACAGCCACCGGATCCGGGCGCTTCACGGATCGCAAGGCTTGGGAATAGGTCGCTGGAGTCGTCGTCACGCTCCCCATTATGGCGGATTCGGCGTCCAGTTTTCGCATCCCTGAAGGTGTCATCGAACAGGACCGGACTTTCGGAGGCATGCGTGCGCGCTCTGAACCGCCCGCGAGTGTCCTGTCAGTCTGCCGATAGGATCGGCTCTCGTGGCGGACCTCTACTCATGGCCGGAGATTCTGACGGCTGTCCTCGATCGTCGTGACCTCAGCGTGTCGGAATCCACCTGGGCGATGCGGCAGGTGATGGCGGGCGCAGCGACGCCGGCGCAGCTGGGCGGATTCCTGTTGGCGCTGCGGGCCAAAGGCGAGACCGTGGACGAGATCGTCGGCTTCCGCGACGCGATCCTCGAAGCGGCTCTGCCTCTCCCCGTCCCTGCGGAGGTGCTCGACATCGTGGGCACCGGCGGCGATCGCTTCGGCACCGTCAACATCTCGACGATGTCCGCCGTCGTGGCGGCGGCCACCGGCATCCCGGTGGTCAAGCACGGCAACCGTGCGGCGAGTTCCGCCTCGGGTTCCTCCGACGTGCTGAGCGCGCTCGGCATCGACCTCACCCTTCCTCCGGAGCGTGTCTCGGAGGTGCTCGGCGAAGTCGGGATCACCTTCGCGTTCGCCTCCGCCTTCCACCCCGGCTTCCGTCACGCGGGACCGGCGCGCACCGAGCTGGGCGTTCCGACGGTCTTCAACTTCCTCGGCCCGCTCTGCAACCCCGCCCGCGCGGAAGCGAACGCGGTCGGCGTCGCGAACCTCGACCGCGTGCCGCTGATCACCGGCGTCTTCCAGACGCGCGGAGCGACCGCGCTCGTCTTCCGCGGCGACGACGGGCTCGACGAATTGACCACGACCGGTCACAGCCGTCTCTGGGAGATCAGCCGCGGAGACGTCCACGAGCACGATCTCGACCCCCGCGACCTCGGCATCCCGCTCGCCGACATCGACGACCTGCTCGGCGGCGACGCGGCGCACAACGCGGCGATCGTCCGGCGGGTCTTCGACGCCGAGCCGGGCCCTGTGCGCGACATCGTGCTGTTGAATGCCGCGGCGGGGATCGTCTCGTACGAGCTGTTCCGCGACGCCGCCCAGGTGCAGCGACCGATCGTCGAGCGTCTCGCCGACGCGGTGCAGCGCGCAGGCACGGCGATCGACGACGGCGCCGCAGCGGGAGTGCTCGATCGGTGGGTGGAGGCGACGCAGCGCCCGTCGGTGTGATCCGGCGAGGATTATTCTGCTGAATGGGTTTTCCCCGGCGAACGACTCTGTTCGACTCTCGGCCTCGCCGTTACGGTGAAGGAAGCAGACACGCACCACACCCCGATCGTCTGCACGACTGAGAGGACATCCCCCCATGTCAGAACACACCGCCGCCACGGTCGACACGATCGAGCCCCCGCAGAAGAAGGTCGGATTCGTCAAGGTCGCCGGAATCCTCGGCATCCTCGGCGGCATCGCCCTGATCGTCGTCGGGGTCGTCGTGTGGGTCGCCGTGTCGACGCAGCTGCGCGCGGAGAACATCACCGTTCCCGATGACGCGATCGCCTTCCAGGGGCAGACCGTCGACGGGCCGTTCACGGCCTACGTGCAGGCCGACATCATCCAGCACCACGCGATGAAGGCATCCGGCGGCAAGACCTATGCCGAACTCGACAAGGACGACCCGGTGCGTGCCACGGTGATGAACGCGTCGTTCCTGCGCGCCTCGCTGTTCACCTCGGTGGTCTCCTACGGCGTCGCCACGTTCGCGATCGGCGTCGGCATCCTGTCCATCCTCTTCGGCACGGCCCTCGCCCGGCTGGCCGCGGTTCCGGTCATCGTCCGTCGCTCGAGCGTCACGAGGTCCTGACGCCGCTGCTGCTCCACGCACCGAACGGGCTCGCGCGCGATGCGGGCCCGTTCGGTGTGTCATAGGCCCTCGCACGAGACGGGGCGGTTCGCGTGACGCCCTGCGGTCTGACCGAGCGAGAGGGCGCGGACGTCAGCGCGCGGCGGCGGACGCCACCGCGGCGACGGCGCGATCCAGTGACGCCCCCAGACCCCAGGTCGTGGCGAGAGCATCGACAGCCCCGGCATCCGGAATGCGCAGCCGGGCATCGACGGGGGGAAGATCGAGCGTGCGGACCACCTCGACCACCCGGGGAGCGACCGCGAGGTAGTCCGCGGCGGCGAGGATCTTCGCGCGGACCCCGGCGGTCATGCCGGAGCCGGACTGGGCGGTCGAGCGGATGCCCGCGAGGTCGCCGTGAGCGGCGAGCAGCGCGGCGGCGGTCTTCTCGCCGACGCCCGCGACCCCCGGCAGCCCATCGGAGGCATCGCCCCGGAGAACGGCGAAATCGGCGTACTGGCTCGGAAGCACCCGGTACTTCGCGGTGACAGCGGCATCGTCGAGCACCTCGAGGTTGCTCATGCCGCGCCCGGTGTAGATCACGCGGATGCCGCGGGCATCGTCGACGAGCTGGAACAGATCTCGGTCGCCGGTGACGACGTCGACGGCCAGCGAGGACTGCGACGCGAGACTGGCGATGACATCGTCGGCCTCGTGCTCCGCGGCGCCGACGACCGGGATCCCGAGTGCGCCCAGTGCCTCGCGGATGATCGGGACCTGTGCGTCCAGTGCGTCGGGAACCTCTTCGACGTCGGGACCGGTCGGTACCGTCTCGACGACGCGGTGCGCTTTGTAGCTCGGGATCAGATCGACGCGCCACTGCGGGCGCCAGTTGTCGTCCCAGCAGGCGACGAGATGCGTCGGCTCGTACGCCGACACCAGCTTCGCGATCATGTCGAGCAGCCCACGCACCGCGTTCACCGGCCGTCCGTCGGGTGAACGCACCGTGTCGGGGACGCCGTAGAACGCCCGGAAGTACAGGCTCGCGGTGTCGAGCAGCATGAGACGATCGGTCACGGCATCATCCTGGCATGCGACGCGCTCAGCACCCCGGGCCGCGGGGGCTCTCGAGGCACGTCTTGTCCACCAGAGCGGTGCGCACCTCGAAGACCTGGATGCTCATGGCGCCGGTCGGGATCTCGAGCACGCCCGGGACCGCCACCCATCCGCCGCCGAAGTTCACGGCGGCGCCGTACCGCACGGTCGCCGACGCGGTGTAGGTGCCGCGGGCGCCGTACGCGTGGCTGGTAGGCGTCGCGCTGAACTGCGCGAGTCCGAGTGCGGTCCACGTGCTGCCGCCGTCGCCTGCGGACCTGCTGGATCCGTCGCCGTACGTGAAGACGACGGACAGCGGGGCGAAACGCACCGTGACCGGTCGGTCGAAGAGCGTTCCGGTCTGCTCGTGCGGACGGGCGTCGACGACGAAGTTCATCGGCATGCCGACGATTCCGACGCCGTCCGGTTCGTCGAGCAGCGGCACGGATGCCGGTGCGAACGACGCCAGGTCGCTCAACGTCGGCTGGCGCTGGACCTCGACCGTGTAGACGATGCCGTTCCGACACAGCGGATCGACCACCCGGTCACAGGGAGCCACCGACGGGCCCTTCGGAGGTGCGGTGTTCGCGGACTCGTCCCCGTCCGAGCCGGAGTGGTCCGCCCCGCCGCCGCCTCCGCCTCCGCCGCGGGTGCCCCCGATTTCGACCGTTGACCCGGTGTTGGTGATCGAGCAGAGCCCCGCAGCAATCTCTGCAGTTGTGCATTGATTGTCCGCGGGCAATGCCGAGAGAACTGCGCTGAGCAGAAGTTCGGTCAGCATTGGCTGATGCTCGCTGAGGTGCTCGAAATGTAGGCGCCTTCGTTGGACCAGACGACGATGATCGTTGCAGTCATTTGGGCGCTGCGATCGGTCGGTGTTACATCGACGCCTTCACTGTTCATGACTCGAGTGCCAGTCACGTCGAGGCAAGCCTCGATCTTTGCCTTGGTGGAGGAAGCTTCAAGTTGGCGAATCGACGCGATTAGGACGTCGCCTGTCAACTTGACGCCAGCATCGGAAAACTTCCGTTCGCTCGCCATCTCGGCGTTTAGTGCCTCGCCCGTCAAGAAGTCGGTGGGTCTTGGAGTCGATGTCGGGTCTTTCCGTGATGCGTTGTCGGCATTGACGTACGCACGATAAGTGCTCTCGGCGGCGGCGAAGGCCTCTTCGTCCGAGGCGAAGCCCGTGGGTGTGGGCGTCGGGGCGGGTGCGGGTGTGCACGCGGTGACGACCGTGAGCGCGAGCAGCAGCCCCGCTCCCGTCTGGAGCCCTCGCCGCCACCGTCGTGCCATGTGCCTACGCTAGCCAGCGACGCCGGTCGCGCGTGTGCTTATCCACAGGCGCGTATCCTCGTCGGCATGTCGTTCGGAGCAGCCGCGGATCGCGGACGCACGCTCGCTGCCTCCGCGCCGTGCCCGTGCGGCGGGGGCGAGTACGGCTCGTGCTGCGGTCCTGTTCTCGCCGGAGGTCCGGCCGCCAGCCCCGAGGCACTCATGCGGTCCCGGTTCACGGCGTTCGCCCTGGGCGATGTCGGGCACCTGCGCGCCTCGTGGCATCCGGCGACGGTGCCGGACGCCCTCGACCTCGACGACGCCGTCCGCTGGGAGCGGCTGGAGATCCTTCGCGCCGACGGCGGCCGAAACGCCGACCGGCGCGGCACGGTCGAGTTCCGAGCGCACTGGCGCGACGTCCGCACGGGTGAGCGCGGCGTGCTGAGCGAGATCAGCCGATTCCGGCGCGCGGGGGAGTCGTGGCTGTATCTGGATGGTGCGATCGAGCCGACGGGGCGCGCATGACCTCCGTTCGCCGGCGTTCGGCGGGCACGCCGCCTGCGGGATCGGAGTCGCTCGTCACGGTGCTCGTCGCCCTCGGCGCGAACCTGGTCATCGCGGTCGCGAAGACCGTCGCCGCGATGCTGACGGGCGCGGCGTCGATGGTCGCCGAGGCGGCGCACTCGTGGGCCGACACCGGCAACGAGGTGTTCCTGCTCATCGCCGCGCGCCGGAGCGTGCATCCCATCGACGCTCGCCACCCGGGTGGCTACGGGCGCGCCGCCTACGTCTGGTCGCTGTTCGCGGCGTTCGGTCTGTTCGTGGTCGGCGCGGGCGTATCGATCACCCACGGTGTGCAGGAGCTGCTCCACCCCGAGCCGGCCGGGCTGTTCGGCGTGTCTTATGCAGTACTCGCCATCGCCTTCGTGCTCGAGGGCACGTCGTTCTTGCAGGCGACCCGGCAGTCCCGTCGCGAGGCCGTCGCATCGCACCGCGATCTGCTCGACCACGTCATGAGCACATCCGACCCGACCGTGCGCGCGGTGTTCTTCGAGGATGCCGCGGCGCTCATCGGTCTCGTCATCGCGTTCACCGGCATCCTTCTGCACCAGCTCACCGGCTCGAGCACCCCCGACGCGGTGGGCTCGATCCTGGTCGGACTTCTACTGGCGGTCGTCGCCGTCGTGCTCATCCGCCAGAACGTGCGGTTCCTGGTCGGGATGACCGTCGACCCGGACGTGCGCCGCGCCGCCGTCGAGCGGCTGCTGGCCTACTCCGCGGTCGCACAGGTCACCTACCTGCACCTCGAGTACGTCGGTCCCCGTCGAGTGTTCCTCGTGGCCGCGGTGGACCTCGCCGGCGACATGGCCGAGCACGAGGTCGCCGCCGAGCTCAACCGCATCGAAGACGAGCTGCAGAGCGGTCCGCGTGTCGCGTGGGCCGTCCTCACCCTGTCGAGACCGGGAGCCCCCGCGCTCGACCCGCGTGACCCCGCCGATCCGCTGCGGGGGTGAGTCCGGGGAGGGATCTGCTGCCGTGCTTGCGGTTCTGATAGCATGAAATGTCACGCGCATGGATGTTTCGTCGTGCGCGCGTGGCATCGCAACACAATCCAACCGCCGCAGTTCTGCCTCATGGCATCCGCCCGCCCACGTGGACGGGCGCGGCCCGACATCCCAACCATCCAAGGACAACCCACTACATGACTACCGCAACGACCGTCCCGGCCACCAAGCAGGTCGCCATCAACGACATCGGATCTGCTGAGGACTTCCTGGCCGCGGTCGAGAAGACCCTCAAGTTCTTCAACGACGGAGACCTCATCGAAGGCACCGTCGTGAAGATCGACCGCGACGAGGTCCTCCTCGACGTCGGCTACAAGACCGAGGGCGTCATCCCCTCGCGCGAGCTCTCCATCAAGCACGACGTCGACCCGAACGAGGTCGTCAAGGTCGGTGACGAGGTCGAGGCCCTCGTCCTCCAGAAGGAGGACAAGGAAGGCCGTCTGATCCTCTCCAAGAAGCGTGCGCAGTACGAGCGCGCCTGGGGCGACGTGGAGCGCATCAAGGAGAACGACGGCGTCGTCACCGGTTCGGTCATCGAGGTCGTCAAGGGTGGTCTCATCGTCGACATCGGCCTGCGCGGGTTCCTCCCCGCGTCGCTCATCGAGCTGCGCCGTGTCCGCGACCTCACGCCGTACCTCGGCCAGGAGATCGAGGCGAAGATCCTCGAGCTCGACAAGAACCGCAACAACGTCGTGCTCTCGCGCCGCGCCCTGCTCGAGCAGACGCAGTCCGAGTCGCGCACCACGTTCCTCAACAACCTGCACAAGGGTCAGGTCCGCAAGGGTGTCGTCTCGTCGATCGTCAACTTCGGTGCGTTCGTCGACCTCGGCGGCGTCGACGGTCTGGTGCACGTCTCCGAGCTGTCCTGGAAGCACATCGAGCACGCCTCCGAGGTCGTCGAGGTGGGCCAGGAGGTCACCGTCGAGATCCTCGAGGTCGACCTCGACCGCGAGCGCGTCTCGCTGTCGCTGAAGGCGACGCAGGAGGACCCGTGGCAGGTCTTCGCCCGCACGCACGCGATCGGTCAGGTCGCGCCGGGCAAGGTCACCAAGCTCGTTCCGTTCGGTGCGTTCGTTCGCGTCGCCGACGGCATCGAGGGCCTCGTGCACATCTCCGAGCTCTCCGGCAAGCACGTCGAGCTCGCCGAGCAGGTCGTGTCGGTCGGCGAAGAGGTCTTCGTCAAGATCATCGACATCGACCTCGAGCGTCGCCGCATCTCGCTCTCGCTCAAGCAGGCCAACGAGTCGGTCGACCCCAACGGCACCGAGTTCGACCCGGCCCTGTACGGCATGGCGACCGAGTACGACGAGAACGGCGAGTACAAGTACCCCGAGGGCTTCGACCCCGAGTCGGGTGCCTGGCTCGAGGGCTTCGACGCTCAGCGCGAGAAGTGGGAGCAGGACTACGCCGCTGCCCAGGCTCGTTGGGAGGCGCACAAGGTCGCCGTCGCCAAGGCTCTCGAGGCCGAGGCGAACGCGCCGACCGAGACGTCCACCGCGTCGTCCTCGTTCTCCTCGGACAGCAACGGCGGCGGTACCCTCGCCGACGACGAGGCTCTCGCGGCGCTCCGCGAGAAGCTCTCGGGTCGCTGATCCGCACCCGTTCGCTCGAACGAATCCACGACAGGGCCGCCGGCCGGGACATCCCGACCGGCGGCCCTGTCGCATGCCGGAGCACCGACGATCACGATCCGCGAATGCCGAGGTAACCTCGTGCGCATGGCGATCCCTCCGCGCGCGACATCAGGCGGCGGCGGCGATGTGCGTGAACGGATCGTCGCCAGCAACCAGCTGTTCCTGTGCGCGGTCGTCGGGATCCTGTTCCTCGTCGGCGTCGCCACCGGCGGCCTGCCCGACGCCGCGACGTACGGATGGGGCATGCTGCTCATCGTCGCCGGCGGTGTCGCGGCGCTGAGCGTTCCCTGGTCACGTGTGGCCCTCGGGTGGTCGGCTGTGATCCCGACGATCGACGTCGTCGCCATCGCGCTCCTGCGGGCATCCGATCCGTCGGCGGGATTCCCGCTGCTATGGGCCTTTCCCGCGATCTGGCTCTCGTCGATCGGGCGGATCGGCCTCGTCGTCTCCTGCGTCGGCCTGCCCGGCCTGTACTGGAGCATGCTCGCGGCGGGGTCGACACCGCGCGGCACGTACTCGGTCTTGCTGCTTCCTCTTCTCCTCGTCGCGATCAGCGCGGCGAGCTACACCGTGGCGCGGCGGCACGAATCGCAGCGTCGACTCCTCGATCGCCAGACCGAGAGGTTCGCGGCCGCTCACCGCGAGGCACTACGACAGGAGCAACTCGTCACCGAGGTGCTCGACGTCGTCGATTTCGGGGTGATCCGACTGTCCGACAGCGGCGAGATCATTCTCGAGAACGACGCCCTCACGCGCTTCGGAGACATCCCGGGATTCTGCGGGCGCACGGACGACGGCGAACTGCTCGACGCGCGCCTGGTACCCGTGCCCGCCGACCGGCATCCGCTCGCGCGGGTACGTGCCGGCGAGTCGTTCGCCGACGTCGTCGCCTGGTTCCATCGCCCCGACGGCCGGCGCACCGCGATGAGCTTCACGGGCCGTCAGCTCTCCGATCACCACGGGGCTCCTGCCGGCGCGGTTCTGATCGCGCGGGACGTGACCGTCGAGCACGATGCGCAGCAGGCGCGCGACGACCTCGTCGCCTCGATCTCGCACGAGCTGCGCACACCGCTCACCTCGATCCTCGGTTATCTCGACCTCGCGCTGGAGGGAGGCGGCCTCTCCGACGAGGCGCGGCGCCAGATCGACACGTCGTATCGGAACAGCGAACGCCTTCTCGGCATCGTCACGGACATCCTCGCGGCGTCGTCCCGATCGAGCGCGTCGGTCGACACGCGGCTGCGTCCGCGCGCGGTCGACGTCGTCGAGGTCGCGCGATCGGCCGTATCGGGTCTCACCCCGGTGGCGCAGGAGCGCTTCGTCTCGATCGGTGTGGTGCGATCCGGCTTCGCGGTCGCGTACGCCGACCCAGCGCGGCTGCGTCAAGTGCTCGACAATCTGATCGCGAACGCGATCAAGTTCAACCGCGACGGCGGCACCGTGACGGTGCGGACGTCCACCGACGGCGTCCACACGGTCGTCGAGGTCGCCGACACGGGTGTCGGCATGACGCCCGGCGCGGCGGCCCGCGTGTTCGACCGCTTCTTCCGCGCGGCGCCGGAGATCGCCGGCAACGGTCTCGGGCTGTCGATCACGCGCGACCTCGTGAACGCGCACGGCGGGACGATCGCCGTCGCCTCGGTCGCGGGCGAGGGAACCACGTTCACCGTCACCCTCCCGGCGACCGAGGCGGTTCAGCGTCGCGAGCTCGAGGAACGAGCACAGGCAGAGCTGTCATGACCCTCGATCTTTTCAGCGTGACGGTGATGACCGCCGTCGTCGCCTCGGTGGCCGGTGTCACCGTCATCGTCGACACACTGCTGCGACGCGACACCGGACCCGGACGGCTGTGGGCGGTCGCGTTCTTCTGCGGACTCACGACGACCTTCGCCTACCTGGCGTGGTCCTCGGGTGTCGGGGGCGCCGTCGCCGTCGCCGTCGGGAACACCCTGTTCGTCGGGGTCCCGGGTTTCATGCTGCTCGGCTGCCGACAGTTCAACGACCGCCCCATCCGCCCTGCCGCGATCCTGTTCGCCGCGCTCGAGATCGGTGCGTTCTCGGCGGCACTCATCGAATACCCGACCCGCGGCAGTTGGGGCGGGTGGTGGATGATGGCGCTCGCGCACGTGATCCTCTTCGGCGCCGGAGCCGTTGAATCGTTGCGCAACCCCATGCGGGGACTTCGCAGCGCATGGGCGCTGTCGACGGTGCTCGGGGTCGCGAGCGCCTTCTACGGCGTGCGCCTGGTCGTCCTGATCGTGTCGGGGCAGGACAGCGAGGTCTTCACGCGCTGGTTCGGTTCGATCACGGCGAACATCGTGACCGTGGTCCTCACCGTGGTCGCCGCCGTCGTCACCTCGGTGCTGCGCTCGCACCGGACCGCACTGCAGCGATACGAATGGCTGACCTCCGACGGCGTGGCATCGGACGGAGTGATGCTGACGCGGACGTTCCGCGGCGCGCTCGACGACATCGTGGAGCGGGCGTCCTGGCGACGCGAAGGCGTGGCGATCATCGTGCTGCGCTCCGACGGCGTGGACGAGCTCGTCGGCGCGTTCGGCGGCGAGGTCGTCGAGGCCATCGCCGGCGCCTACCGCCTCGCCGCCCGCCGGTTCGCGCCCGCCGCAGCTCTGGTCGGCGAGGACGGCGACGCGCAACT
This genomic interval carries:
- the qcrA gene encoding cytochrome bc1 complex Rieske iron-sulfur subunit, which translates into the protein MAHEEDALEHERASWKPSPGLAVAVPDPVQNPGLPPHRERITDKDPAAMKRAVRTVYTLFYLSLAGSIWAIAAYMLFPIESGSLIDIRHNNLFVGLGIALALFALGIGAIHWSKAVMSDKEFIEPRHATRGRDTTREGAVEVFRAANDESGFGRRTAIRGSLIAALVASILPGITLFRGLAPESSPENPIAGDPVALLSHTMWKKGERLAHDPSGEPIRAADLTLGSAVHVIPASLADVSHHDGYLEEKAKAIVLLMRLLPEQLPAEHNKLEWSYDGIVAYSKVCTHVGCPVALYEQQTHHLLCPCHQSQFDVSRSAEVIFGPAARPLPQLPITVDAEGYLVAQSDFHEPVGPSFWERH
- the qcrC gene encoding cytochrome bc1 complex diheme cytochrome c subunit, coding for MSSKTPRQKTGRRSRWAAAALIGIGLLVTGGVYAGASTAMAATEPTTATTALTAEDGKKLFQANCATCHGLNLEGTADGPSLYGVGEVAVEFQVSTGRMPLQMQGPQAPQKPVQFTEDQILAISSWVQSTSPGPAFPSKSVLDGKGDVANGAELFRINCAMCHNVAGAGGALTEGKYAPALTSTSALHMYAAMATGPQNMPVFNDMTLTQDEKRDIISALLFLQQNDSPGGLSLGSLGPVSEGLFIWIFGIGSLIGLTVWITAKSN
- the ctaE gene encoding aa3-type cytochrome oxidase subunit III, with the translated sequence MGSVTTTPATYSQALRSVKRPDPVAVGTIVWLGSEVMFFAGLFAIYFTLRNSSPDLWAEATKDLNVPFAAVNTVILVLSSFTAQAGVFAAERFQPYRKGSFWQFRQWGMVEWFFLTFLMGAVFVSGQVWEYATLIAEGMPISANSYASAFYITTGFHAIHVTGGLIAFLLVIGRAFAVKNFGRKEMTSAIVVSYYWHFVDVVWIVLFFVIYVVK
- the trpD gene encoding anthranilate phosphoribosyltransferase, encoding MADLYSWPEILTAVLDRRDLSVSESTWAMRQVMAGAATPAQLGGFLLALRAKGETVDEIVGFRDAILEAALPLPVPAEVLDIVGTGGDRFGTVNISTMSAVVAAATGIPVVKHGNRAASSASGSSDVLSALGIDLTLPPERVSEVLGEVGITFAFASAFHPGFRHAGPARTELGVPTVFNFLGPLCNPARAEANAVGVANLDRVPLITGVFQTRGATALVFRGDDGLDELTTTGHSRLWEISRGDVHEHDLDPRDLGIPLADIDDLLGGDAAHNAAIVRRVFDAEPGPVRDIVLLNAAAGIVSYELFRDAAQVQRPIVERLADAVQRAGTAIDDGAAAGVLDRWVEATQRPSV
- a CDS encoding aromatic ring-opening dioxygenase LigA, with product MSEHTAATVDTIEPPQKKVGFVKVAGILGILGGIALIVVGVVVWVAVSTQLRAENITVPDDAIAFQGQTVDGPFTAYVQADIIQHHAMKASGGKTYAELDKDDPVRATVMNASFLRASLFTSVVSYGVATFAIGVGILSILFGTALARLAAVPVIVRRSSVTRS
- a CDS encoding 5'-3' exonuclease, producing the protein MTDRLMLLDTASLYFRAFYGVPDTVRSPDGRPVNAVRGLLDMIAKLVSAYEPTHLVACWDDNWRPQWRVDLIPSYKAHRVVETVPTGPDVEEVPDALDAQVPIIREALGALGIPVVGAAEHEADDVIASLASQSSLAVDVVTGDRDLFQLVDDARGIRVIYTGRGMSNLEVLDDAAVTAKYRVLPSQYADFAVLRGDASDGLPGVAGVGEKTAAALLAAHGDLAGIRSTAQSGSGMTAGVRAKILAAADYLAVAPRVVEVVRTLDLPPVDARLRIPDAGAVDALATTWGLGASLDRAVAAVASAAAR
- a CDS encoding YchJ family protein — its product is MSFGAAADRGRTLAASAPCPCGGGEYGSCCGPVLAGGPAASPEALMRSRFTAFALGDVGHLRASWHPATVPDALDLDDAVRWERLEILRADGGRNADRRGTVEFRAHWRDVRTGERGVLSEISRFRRAGESWLYLDGAIEPTGRA
- a CDS encoding cation diffusion facilitator family transporter, whose amino-acid sequence is MTSVRRRSAGTPPAGSESLVTVLVALGANLVIAVAKTVAAMLTGAASMVAEAAHSWADTGNEVFLLIAARRSVHPIDARHPGGYGRAAYVWSLFAAFGLFVVGAGVSITHGVQELLHPEPAGLFGVSYAVLAIAFVLEGTSFLQATRQSRREAVASHRDLLDHVMSTSDPTVRAVFFEDAAALIGLVIAFTGILLHQLTGSSTPDAVGSILVGLLLAVVAVVLIRQNVRFLVGMTVDPDVRRAAVERLLAYSAVAQVTYLHLEYVGPRRVFLVAAVDLAGDMAEHEVAAELNRIEDELQSGPRVAWAVLTLSRPGAPALDPRDPADPLRG